The Oryzias melastigma strain HK-1 linkage group LG13, ASM292280v2, whole genome shotgun sequence genome window below encodes:
- the capns1b gene encoding calpain small subunit 1b encodes MFLLNKVIKGVVSIVGDFDPSQFVPSDPPPPRRPPHFAESHENDEEKQFRRVFQHLAGDDMEVSPNELKDILNKVISRHGDLKTDGFSIESCRSMVAVMDSDSTGKLGFHEFKYLWNNIKRWQGIYLSYDSDRSGVIGSDELPGAFKAAGFPLNDQLYKLIIRRYSDENGNMDFDNFIGCLVRLDAMCRAFKTLDKDNSGTIDLNIKEWLQLTMYS; translated from the exons ATGTTTCTCTTGAATAAAGTCATCAAAGGCGTCGTGAGCATCGTCGG CGACTTCGACCCGTCTCAGTTCGTGCCTTCAGACCCG CCTCCTCCTCGCAGACCCCCGCACTTCGCCGAGAGCCACGAGAACGATGAGGAGAAGCAGTTTCGGAGAGTTTTCCAGCATCTCGCCGGAGAT GACATGGAGGTGAGCCCCAATGAGCTGAAGGACATCTTGAACAAAGTCATTTCCAGAC ATGGAGACCTAAAGACGGACGGCTTCAGCATCGAGTCCTGCAGGAGCATGGTGGCTGTCATGGAC AGCGACAGCACCGGAAAACTGGGCTTCCATGAGTTTAAATACCTCTGGAACAACATCAAGAGGTGGCAG GGGATCTATCTATCCTACGACTCCGACCGTTCCGGCGTGATCGGCTCGGATGAGCTCCCAGGCGCCTTCAAGGCTGCAG gtTTCCCTCTGAATGACCAGCTTTACAAGCTCATTATCCGTCGCTATAGCGACGAGAATGGAAACATGGACTTTGACAATTTCATTGGCTGCCTGGTTCGTCTTGATGCCATGTGCA GAGCGTTCAAGACTCTGGACAAAGACAACAGCGGCACCATCGACCTGAACATCAAGGAG TGGCTCCAGCTGACCATGTACTCCTGA
- the zgc:101731 gene encoding SNARE_SNAP25N and SNARE_SNAP23C domain-containing protein isoform X1, whose translation MANSRLDPPILTEQEELQRRANQVTDESLESTRRMIQLVEESKDVGIRTVVMLDEQGEQLERIEEGMDSINRDMREAEKNLTDMAQCCGLCFWPLRKLKAFEESGAYKAVWGGATSQDGVVSNQPPSSRVVDEREQMIMSGGYIRRVTNDAREDEMEENLAHVGSIVGNLKSMALDIGNELESQNNQIDRIRDKANLNVSRIDAANQKANNLMKR comes from the exons ATGGCCAACAGCCGCTTGGACCCGCCCATCCTGACAGAGCAGGAGGAGTTACAGAGGAGAGCCAATCAGGTCACAGATGAG TCTCTGGAGAGCACTCGGCGGATGATTCAGTTGGTGGAAGAG AGCAAGGATGTCGGCATCAGAACTGTGGTGATGTTAGACGAGCAAGGAG AGCAACTGGAGCGCATTGAGGAGGGCATGGACTCCATCAACAGAGACATGAGAGAGGCTGAGAAGAACCTGACAGACATGGCCCAGTGCTGTGGTCTGTGCTTCTGGCCACTCAGGAA ATTGAAGGCTTTTGAAGAGAGTGGGGCGTACAAGGCCGTTTGGGGCGGAGCCACGAGCCAGGACGGCGTGGTGTCCAACCAGCCGCCGTCGTCGCGCGTGGTGGACGAGCGGGAGCAGATGATCATGAGCGGAGGATACATTCGGAG GGTCACCAACGACGCCCGCGAGGACGAGATGGAGGAGAACCTGGCCCACGTGGGCAGCATCGTGGGGAACCTGAAGAGCATGGCCCTGGACATCGGCAACGAGCTGGAGTCCCAGAACAATCAGATCGATCGCATTCGGGACAAG GCCAACCTCAACGTGTCCCGCATCGACGCTGCCAACCAAAAAGCCAACAACCTCATGAAGCGATAG
- the zgc:101731 gene encoding SNARE_SNAP25N and SNARE_SNAP23C domain-containing protein isoform X2 has protein sequence MANSRLDPPILTEQEELQRRANQVTDESLESTRRMIQLVEESKDVGIRTVVMLDEQGEQLERIEEGLDQINSDMKEAEKNLTDLGKCCGLCSCEKLKAFEESGAYKAVWGGATSQDGVVSNQPPSSRVVDEREQMIMSGGYIRRVTNDAREDEMEENLAHVGSIVGNLKSMALDIGNELESQNNQIDRIRDKANLNVSRIDAANQKANNLMKR, from the exons ATGGCCAACAGCCGCTTGGACCCGCCCATCCTGACAGAGCAGGAGGAGTTACAGAGGAGAGCCAATCAGGTCACAGATGAG TCTCTGGAGAGCACTCGGCGGATGATTCAGTTGGTGGAAGAG AGCAAGGATGTCGGCATCAGAACTGTGGTGATGTTAGACGAGCAAGGAG AACAGCTGGAGCGCATAGAGGAGGGTTTGGATCAGATAAACTCTGATATGAAGGAGGCAGAGAAAAACCTGACAGACCTCGGCAAATGCTGCGGCCTCTGCAGCTGTGAGAA ATTGAAGGCTTTTGAAGAGAGTGGGGCGTACAAGGCCGTTTGGGGCGGAGCCACGAGCCAGGACGGCGTGGTGTCCAACCAGCCGCCGTCGTCGCGCGTGGTGGACGAGCGGGAGCAGATGATCATGAGCGGAGGATACATTCGGAG GGTCACCAACGACGCCCGCGAGGACGAGATGGAGGAGAACCTGGCCCACGTGGGCAGCATCGTGGGGAACCTGAAGAGCATGGCCCTGGACATCGGCAACGAGCTGGAGTCCCAGAACAATCAGATCGATCGCATTCGGGACAAG GCCAACCTCAACGTGTCCCGCATCGACGCTGCCAACCAAAAAGCCAACAACCTCATGAAGCGATAG